The proteins below come from a single Papaver somniferum cultivar HN1 chromosome 11, ASM357369v1, whole genome shotgun sequence genomic window:
- the LOC113323970 gene encoding tubulin alpha-1 chain-like, with product MQRIYTRIVPAIKHVPRVVFLYLEPTVIDEVRTGTYRQLFHLEQFINRKENASNNFDRGHYTIGKEIVDLCLDRIRKRADNCTGLQGFLVFHDVGGGTGSGLGSLLLKRLSVDYRKKSKLGFTVYLSPQFSTSVVEPYKSTHSLLEHTDVSVLPDNEAICDIYRRSLDIERPAYTNLNRLVSQFISSLIASLRFDGALNVDVTEQQ from the coding sequence ATGCAAAGGATTTATACTAGAATTGTACCAGCAATCAAACATGTTCCTCGTGTCGTCTTCTTATATCTTGAACCTACTGTTATTGATGAAGTTCGTACTGGAACTTATCGTCAATTGTTCCACCTTGAACAATTCATTAATCGGAAGGAAAATGCTTCTAACAACTTCGATAGAGGTCACTACACAATCGGAAAAGAGATTGTAGATCTGTGTTTGGACAGGATCAGAAAGCGTGCTGATAACTGTACTGGTTTACAAGGCTTTCTTGTTTTCCATGATGTTGGTGGTGGAACTGGATCTGGTCTTGGATCTTTATTGCTTAAGAGGCTTTCAGTTGATTACAGGAAGAAATCCAAACTTGGGTTCACTGTATACCTTTCACCTCAATTTTCCACATCTGTTGTTGAACCTTACAAATCAACTCATTCTCTATTGGAACACACCGATGTGTCTGTGCTTCCTGACAATGAAGCTATCTGTGACATCTACAGAAGGTCCCTTGACATTGAAAGACCTGCTTACACCAACCTTAACAGGCTTGTTTCTCAGTTTATTTCATCTTTGATTGCATCACTTCGATTTGATGGAGCCTTGAATGTGGATGTGACAGAGCAGcaataa